In Musa acuminata AAA Group cultivar baxijiao chromosome BXJ2-3, Cavendish_Baxijiao_AAA, whole genome shotgun sequence, the following proteins share a genomic window:
- the LOC103974626 gene encoding phosphatidate cytidylyltransferase 1-like, which yields MANMQRENTMNILQRNHSGRVRHRRHSTEATPDINGPGGANLLVNDQNKYKSMFVRARSSLWMLLGFSLVVYMGHLYICGLIVGIQIFMARELFNLRKQANEDRQLPGFRLLNWYFFFTAMLFAYGRFVSQQLVNTVASDKPLYQVVNGLIKYQMFICYFLYIAGFMWFILTLKKRRYKYQFGQYAWTHMILLLVFAQSSFTVANIFEGIFWFLLPASLIVVNDVAAYFFGFFFGRTPLIKLSPKKTWEGFIGASFATILSAFMLANILGSFQWLTCPRKDLSTGWLHCDPGPLFKPKSYPLPGWFSWKEFSVMPVQWHALALGLFASIIAPFGGFFASGLKRAFKIKDFGDTIPGHGGFTDRMDCQMMMAVFAYIYHQSFVVSQGFPVEMILDQILNHLTDEEQHDLHFLLGRILHERQLEQQ from the exons ATGGCAAACATGCAGAGAGAGAACACCATGAACATACTTCAACGAAATCATTCAGGCAGGGTTCGACATCGTAGGCATTCAACAGAG GCTACTCCTGATATCAATGGTCCTGGTGGTGCTAATTTACTTGTCAATGATCAAAACAAGTATAAATCAATGTTTGTTCGGGCACGTTCATCTTTGTGGATGCTGCTTGGGTTTTCGTTGGTTGTCTATATGGGACATCTTTATATTTGTGGTTTAATTGTGGGAATCCAAATTTTCATGGCACGGGAATTGTTCAACTTACGGAAACAAGCTAATGAAGATAGACAACTGCCGGGGTTCAGACTTTTGAATTG GTATTTTTTCTTCACTGCAATGTTGTTTGCTTATGGACGTTTTGTTAGCCAACAGCTTGTGAACACAGTAGCTTCAGATAAACCGTTATATCAGGTCGTCAATGGGCTTATCAAATATCAGATGTTTATATGCTATTTCCTATATATAGCAG gTTTTATGTGGTTCATTCTTACATTAAAGAAGAGGAGATACAAGTATCAATTTGGCCAATATGCATGGACTCACATGATACTTCTTCTAGTGTTTGCACAATCCTCCTTCACAGTTGCAAATATTTTTGAAGGAATTTTCTG GTTTCTGTTGCCTGCTTCTCTTATTGTTGTCAATGATGTTGCTGCATACTTCTTTGGTTTCTTTTTTGGGAGAACACCATTGATCAAACTGTCTCCAAAGAAAACATGGGAAGGTTTCATTGGTGCATCTTTTGCAACTATACTTTCTGCATTTATG TTAGCAAATATCTTGGGGAGTTTCCAGTGGCTAACATGTCCAAGAAAG GATCTGTCTACTGGATGGCTTCACTGTGATCCCGGTCCACTGTTCAAGCCAAAAAGTTACCCTTTACCTGGATGG TTCTCATGGAAAGAATTTTCAGTTATGCCTGTTCAGTGGCATGCTTTAGCGCTTGGACTATTTGCATCAATCATAGCACCTTTTGGGGGTTTTTTCGCAAGTGGTCTGAAACGAGCTTTCAAGATTAAG GATTTTGGTGACACTATTCCTGGACATGGTGGGTTTACTGATAGAATGGATTGCCAG ATGATGATGGCTGTGTTTGCATACATCTACCATCAATCGTTTGTGGTGTCTCAGGGTTTTCCAGTAGAGATGATTCTTGACCAG ATATTAAACCACCTGACTGATGAAGAGCAGCATGATCTACACTTTCTGCTAGGGAGGATTCTCCATGAGAGGCAATTAGAACAACAGTGA
- the LOC135608106 gene encoding phosphatidate cytidylyltransferase 1-like isoform X2, whose amino-acid sequence MANMQRENTMNIIQRNHSDRVRHRRHSTEATPDINGPGGANLLVNDQNKYKSMFVRARSSLWMLLGFSLVVYMGHLYICGLIVGIQIFMARELFNLRKQANEDRQLPGFRLLNWYFFFTAMLFAYGRFVSQQLVNTVASDKPLYQVVNGLIKYQMFICYFLYIAGFMWFILTLKKRRYKYQFGQYAWTHMILLLVFAQSSFTVANIFEGIFWLLLPASLIVVNDVAAYFFGFFFGRTPLIKLSPKKTWEGFIGASFATILSAFMCDALGGRVDS is encoded by the exons ATGGCAAACATGCAGAGAGAGAACACCATGAACATAATTCAACGAAATCATTCAGACAGGGTTCGACATCGTAGGCATTCAACAGAG GCTACTCCTGATATCAATGGTCCTGGTGGTGCTAATTTACTTGTCAATGATCAAAACAAGTATAAATCAATGTTTGTTCGGGCACGTTCATCTTTGTGGATGCTGCTTGGGTTTTCGTTGGTTGTCTATATGGGACATCTTTATATTTGTGGTTTAATTGTGGGAATCCAAATTTTCATGGCACGGGAATTGTTCAACTTACGGAAACAAGCTAATGAAGATAGACAACTGCCGGGGTTCAGACTTTTGAATTG GTATTTTTTCTTCACTGCAATGTTGTTTGCTTATGGACGTTTTGTTAGCCAACAGCTTGTGAACACAGTAGCTTCAGATAAACCGTTATATCAGGTCGTCAATGGGCTTATCAAATATCAGATGTTTATATGCTACTTCCTATATATAGCAG gTTTTATGTGGTTCATTCTTACATTAAAGAAGAGGAGATACAAGTATCAATTTGGCCAATATGCATGGACTCACATGATACTTCTTCTAGTGTTTGCACAATCCTCCTTCACAGTTGCAAATATTTTTGAAGGAATTTTCTG GTTGCTGTTACCTGCTTCTCTTATTGTTGTCAATGATGTTGCTGCATACTTCTTTGGTTTCTTTTTTGGGAGAACACCATTGATCAAACTGTCTCCAAAGAAAACATGGGAAGGTTTCATTGGTGCATCTTTTGCAACTATACTTTCTGCATTTATG TGTGATGCTTTAGGTGGGAGAGTCGACTCCTAG
- the LOC135606569 gene encoding uclacyanin-3-like, producing MLRALMAVAIMAAMAGFARGRNYVVGAPTGGWDLRTNYTLWASTKTFQPGDTLTFLYGSSHDVLEVTSVAYGSCGTPSNPISSDKSGNTTVALKAAGTRYFICGTAGHCRSGMKMAVRVASSGSPPPSPLPDFPPDGPADPPSLPFPPLSLSPPAPMGAAGGACVHAKVAADLGIGISMMMAMVVVAAAL from the exons ATGCTGAGGGCTCTAATGGCTGTTGCCATAATGGCAGCAATGGCTGGATTTGCAAGGGGGAGGAACTATGTTGTAGGAGCTCCAACAGGTGGATGGGATCTACGCACTAACTACACTCTTTGGGCTTCAACCAAGACATTCCAACCTGGTGATACATTGA CCTTCCTGTATGGATCGAGCCACGACGTGTTGGAGGTGACGAGCGTCGCCTACGGCTCGTGCGGGACGCCAAGCAATCCGATATCGTCGGACAAAAGCGGGAACACCACCGTCGCGCTGAAGGCCGCAGGGACGCGGTACTTCATCTGCGGGACGGCGGGACACTGCAGGAGCGGGATGAAGATGGCCGTCCGCGTAGCTTCGTCGGGCTCGCCGCCGCCCTCCCCGCTACCGGACTTCCCGCCCGACGGACCCGCCGATCCGCCGTCGCTGCCGTTTCCGCCCTTGTCTCTTTCGCCGCCGGCTCCGATGGGAGCGGCGGGCGGGGCCTGCGTGCATGCCAAGGTTGCTGCAGATCTCGGGATCGGGATCTCGATGATGATGgcgatggtggtggtggcggcggcgcttTGA
- the LOC135607599 gene encoding blue copper protein-like — translation MLRALMAVAIMAAMAGFARGRNYVVGAPTGGWDLRTNYTLWASTKTFYPGDTLTFLYGSSHDVLEVTSVAYGSCGTPSNPISSDKSGNTTVALKAAGTRYFICGTAGHCRGGMKMAVGVASSGSPPPI, via the exons ATGCTGAGGGCTCTAATGGCTGTTGCCATAATGGCAGCAATGGCTGGATTTGCAAGGGGGAGGAACTATGTTGTAGGAGCTCCAACAGGTGGATGGGATCTACGCACTAACTACACTCTTTGGGCTTCAACCAAGACATTCTACCCTGGTGATACATTGA CCTTCCTGTATGGATCGAGCCACGACGTGTTGGAGGTGACGAGCGTCGCCTACGGCTCGTGCGGGACGCCAAGCAATCCGATATCGTCGGACAAAAGCGGGAACACCACCGTCGCGCTGAAGGCCGCAGGGACGCGGTACTTCATCTGCGGGACGGCGGGGCACTGCAGGGGCGGGATGAAGATGGCCGTCGGTGTAGCTTCGTCGGGCTCGCcgccgcccatttga
- the LOC135608106 gene encoding phosphatidate cytidylyltransferase 1-like isoform X1: MANMQRENTMNIIQRNHSDRVRHRRHSTEATPDINGPGGANLLVNDQNKYKSMFVRARSSLWMLLGFSLVVYMGHLYICGLIVGIQIFMARELFNLRKQANEDRQLPGFRLLNWYFFFTAMLFAYGRFVSQQLVNTVASDKPLYQVVNGLIKYQMFICYFLYIAGFMWFILTLKKRRYKYQFGQYAWTHMILLLVFAQSSFTVANIFEGIFWLLLPASLIVVNDVAAYFFGFFFGRTPLIKLSPKKTWEGFIGASFATILSAFMVGESTPSCFAAKISLCWIPSS, translated from the exons ATGGCAAACATGCAGAGAGAGAACACCATGAACATAATTCAACGAAATCATTCAGACAGGGTTCGACATCGTAGGCATTCAACAGAG GCTACTCCTGATATCAATGGTCCTGGTGGTGCTAATTTACTTGTCAATGATCAAAACAAGTATAAATCAATGTTTGTTCGGGCACGTTCATCTTTGTGGATGCTGCTTGGGTTTTCGTTGGTTGTCTATATGGGACATCTTTATATTTGTGGTTTAATTGTGGGAATCCAAATTTTCATGGCACGGGAATTGTTCAACTTACGGAAACAAGCTAATGAAGATAGACAACTGCCGGGGTTCAGACTTTTGAATTG GTATTTTTTCTTCACTGCAATGTTGTTTGCTTATGGACGTTTTGTTAGCCAACAGCTTGTGAACACAGTAGCTTCAGATAAACCGTTATATCAGGTCGTCAATGGGCTTATCAAATATCAGATGTTTATATGCTACTTCCTATATATAGCAG gTTTTATGTGGTTCATTCTTACATTAAAGAAGAGGAGATACAAGTATCAATTTGGCCAATATGCATGGACTCACATGATACTTCTTCTAGTGTTTGCACAATCCTCCTTCACAGTTGCAAATATTTTTGAAGGAATTTTCTG GTTGCTGTTACCTGCTTCTCTTATTGTTGTCAATGATGTTGCTGCATACTTCTTTGGTTTCTTTTTTGGGAGAACACCATTGATCAAACTGTCTCCAAAGAAAACATGGGAAGGTTTCATTGGTGCATCTTTTGCAACTATACTTTCTGCATTTATG GTGGGAGAGTCGACTCCTAGCTGTTTCGCGGCGAAGATTAGCCTTTGCTGGATCCCCTCGTCTTGA
- the LOC135608105 gene encoding transcription factor ILR3-like has protein sequence MGSTENPNWFLDCSLIDDIPDAGADFGWNPQGFDPASSVSVEIDSSFVNSDGLKEPGSAKRSRSESCSNPASKACREKMRRERLNDRFLELNSLLDPGNPPKMDKAAILSDAARLVTQLRNEAQKLKESNESLQEKIKELKAEKNELRDEKQKLKAERGSLEQQVKLLNARSSYVPQPPLVPTPYGAQGQAAGHKLMVPIIGFPGFPMWQYMPPSDVDTSQDADKCSPVA, from the exons ATGGGCTCCACCGAAAACCCTAATTGGTTCTTGGATTGCTCCTTGATCGATGACATCCCCGATGCCGGGGCCGATTTCGGTTGGAACCCTCAGGGCTTCGACCCAGCCTCCAGTGTCAG TGTGGAAATTGATAGCTCCTTTGTAAATTCTGATGGTCTGAAAGAACCAGGCTCTGCAAAGCG TTCCAGATCAGAATCCTGCAGTAATCCAGCCTCCAAAGCCTGTAGGGAGAAGATGAGAAGGGAAAGGTTAAATGATAG GTTCTTGGAACTGAACTCTCTTCTTGATCCTGGGAACCCACCAAAGATGGACAAGGCAGCTATTTTAAGCGATGCTGCTCGTTTGGTGACTCAACTGCGCAATGAAGCACAGAAgctaaaagaatcaaatgaaagtCTCCAGGAGAAAATAAAAGAATTGAAG GCTGAGAAGAATGAGCTTCGTGATGAGAAGCAGAAGCTAAAGGCCGAGAGGGGGAGTCTGGAGCAGCAAGTAAAGCTCTTGAATGCCAGATCAAGCTATGTGCCTCAGCCACCTTTAGTACCAACCCCTTATGGAGCCCAAGGGCAAGCTGCCGGACACAAGCTCATGGTCCCGATCATCGGCTTCCCTGGGTTCCCGATGTGGCAATATATGCCGCCTTCTGATGTCGATACATCACAGGATGCAGATAAATGTTCACCTGTTGCTTAA